Proteins co-encoded in one Nitrospiraceae bacterium genomic window:
- a CDS encoding DUF3343 domain-containing protein, producing MEKNFSIVLFNTTSSAIRSEILIKKRTDIKVKLIPVPRHLSSDCGICLSFESGDKEKIQELLLEGNIEFEGIYKV from the coding sequence TTGGAAAAAAATTTCAGCATTGTACTTTTCAATACAACAAGTTCAGCAATCAGATCAGAGATACTGATAAAAAAGAGAACTGATATTAAAGTAAAGCTTATACCAGTTCCAAGGCATCTGAGTTCAGACTGCGGAATATGTCTGAGTTTTGAAAGTGGTGATAAAGAAAAAATCCAGGAATTATTGCTTGAGGGAAATATAGAATTCGAGGGGATATACAAGGTTTAA